A stretch of Arachis hypogaea cultivar Tifrunner chromosome 15, arahy.Tifrunner.gnm2.J5K5, whole genome shotgun sequence DNA encodes these proteins:
- the LOC112749956 gene encoding probable proteasome inhibitor: MVSDKTVLAVIRASRPTFRNQNDKIAFAVHSSFLASGYVLTATGSQALSDTALSNSSNEEVAVDHWNELNDEYAFVYANPERDSKKVLLKCLVMNEILLVDALSEGSSEPVHLDINVGKYAGEDGGSNYSQHFKNLDKLVKIIDGDILSKFDGSANASSSNKRSETTERQEIHETGTGFGDPAIPPNHPAGIVFPPVSIGSGSDLFPGAAAGMYPSRGDHNIGGSMLVGPNDPRFFGGIGGIGGEPGFPGGQLGVPPGARFDPYGPPGVPGFEPNRFTRNPRRPGYDAHPDLQHFRRDPDSDYI; encoded by the exons ATGGTGAGTGACAAGACAGTGTTGGCTGTGATCAGGGCGTCGAGGCCCACCTTCCGCAACCAAAACGACAAAATCGCCTTTGCCGTTCACTCCTCCTTCCTCGCCTCCGGTTACGTCCTCACCGCGACTGGTTCCCAAGCCCTCTCCGACACTGCGCTTTCCAATTCTTCCAACG aGGAGGTAGCGGTTGATCACTGGAACGAGCTAAATGACGAGTACGCGTTCGTTTACGCAAACCCAGAAAGGGATTCGAAAAAAGTACTCTTGAAGTGCCTTGTGATGAACGAAATATTGCTCGTTGATGCTTTGTCTGAAGGGTCTTCGGAGCCTGTCCACCTTGACATTAA TGTTGGGAAATATGCAGGAGAGGATGGCGGTAGCAATTATTCTCAGCACTTCAAGAATTTGGACAAGCTTGTAAAGATAATAGATGGGGATATCTTATCTAAATTTGATGGTTCTGCTAATGCTAGCTCGTCAAATAAAAG GTCAGAAACAACTGAAAGACAAGAGATACATGAGACTGGTACTGGATTTGGTGATCCTGCCATTCCCCCAAATCATCCTGCTGG AATTGTGTTCCCTCCTGTTTCCATTGGGTCTGGTAGTGATCTTTTTCCGGGAGCGGCTGCTGGAATGTATCCTTCAAG GGGTGATCACAACATTGGTGGGAGCATGCTTGTAG GGCCTAATGATCCCCGTTTCTTCGGTGGTATTGGCGGTATCGGTGGAGAACCAGGCTTTCCTGGAGGACAGCT GGGTGTTCCTCCCGGTGCTCGATTTGATCCATATGGTCCTCCTGGTGTTCCTGGTTTTGAGCCTAACAGGTTTACAAG GAATCCTCGTAGGCCAGGATATGACGCTCATCCAGATTTGCAACATTTCCGGAGAGATCCAGATTCAGACTATATATAG